A genomic segment from Ornithorhynchus anatinus isolate Pmale09 chromosome 16, mOrnAna1.pri.v4, whole genome shotgun sequence encodes:
- the TSEN15 gene encoding tRNA-splicing endonuclease subunit Sen15: MWRQRFPGAWGGASGLNPEAERESAALVPHPERGRRRTGGGLKLRGTGGMEGQPGCSSSSSSSSSGSSSGGGGGRSWPSQGLQPLGAAGGDGPTNWMTSHPQFVEMQELEVADSSQVYTAFLVYLDLLEGRNWHEVKCVGLAEVQLICLYGQEKEEESFQAVVPMSVHASLSHERIREIMTHACKLQQEPDSPMSITLAIVESDSTIVYYRLTDGFVIPEPPEDEGVAESKHWKKKKRKCVR; this comes from the exons ATGTGGCGGCAACGGTTTCCAGGCGCTTGGGGCGGGGCGAGCGGCCTGAACCCGGAAGCGGAACGGGAGAGCGCGGCTCTCGTTCCCCACCcggagcgggggcggcggcggaccGGCGGGGGACTGAAGCTGCGGGGCACTGGAGGCATGGAAGGGCAGCCCGGCTGtagctccagcagcagcagcagcagcagcggcagcagcagcggcggtggcggcggccggtcctggcCGAGCCAAGGCCTGCAGCCTCTGGGCGCAGCCGGCGGCGACGGCCCGACCAACTGGATGACCAGCCATCCCCAG TTTGTGGAGATGCAGGAATTAGAAGTAGCAGACAGCTCTCAAGTATACACAGCATTCTTAGTTTACTTGGACCTTCTAGAAG GAAGGAACTGGCATGAGGTGAAGTGTGTTGGATTAGCAGAAGTCCAGCTCATCTGTCTCTATGgtcaggagaaagaagaagaaagcttCCAGGCTGTGGTACCGATGTCTGTCCATGCATCCCTCAGTCATGAGAG GATAAGGGAAATTATGACACACGCTTGCAAGCTCCAGCAAGAGCCCGATTCTCCAATGTCAATCACCTTGGCCATAGTGGAATCCGATTCCACCATTGTCTATTACAGACTGACGGATGGATTTGTCATACCGGAGCCTCCCGAGGATGAGGGAGTTGCAGAGAGTAAAcattggaagaagaaaaagaggaaatgtgtgAGATGA